A region from the Marinobacter sp. SS13-12 genome encodes:
- a CDS encoding cation transporter, giving the protein MACSCSAPEPKSPAPGFRKALWIALWVNLAMFLVEGYASLQSGSVSLLADAIDFFGDSANYLLSLSVLSMGMLWRGRAAMVKGITMTVFGFAVLGRAIWVMQNDITPEPLTMGAVGLLALVANMGVAIMLFKFREGDSDMRSVWLCSRNDAIGNVAVMVAALGVFGTGTAWPDLIVAAIMGSLAITAGISVVRHARSDIAQGKVAAAAYNG; this is encoded by the coding sequence ATGGCGTGTAGCTGCTCCGCACCCGAACCAAAATCCCCCGCTCCGGGCTTCCGAAAAGCCTTGTGGATTGCGCTGTGGGTCAACCTGGCCATGTTCCTGGTAGAGGGTTACGCGAGCCTCCAGTCCGGCTCTGTGTCGCTGCTCGCGGACGCTATCGACTTCTTCGGCGACAGTGCCAACTACCTGCTCTCGCTGTCCGTGCTTTCCATGGGCATGCTCTGGCGTGGCCGGGCTGCAATGGTGAAAGGCATAACCATGACCGTGTTCGGCTTCGCAGTGCTGGGCCGTGCCATCTGGGTAATGCAAAACGACATCACGCCGGAACCACTGACCATGGGGGCCGTCGGCTTACTGGCTCTGGTGGCCAACATGGGCGTTGCCATCATGCTGTTCAAATTCCGTGAGGGCGACTCCGACATGCGATCAGTGTGGCTGTGCAGTCGCAACGATGCTATCGGTAATGTGGCAGTGATGGTGGCGGCCCTGGGTGTCTTCGGCACTGGCACAGCCTGGCCAGACCTCATTGTCGCCGCCATTATGGGCAGCCTCGCAATCACCGCCGGCATCAGCGTCGTGCGCCATGCGCGCAGCGATATTGCCCAGGGAAAGGTCGCTGCAGCGGCATATAACGGCTGA
- a CDS encoding AEC family transporter, with protein MAAAFALFLKLIPLYVTVTLGWIAGRYLEASGKHIAGIMLYIMTPSVVFAGVMAAPLSAEVILLPFLTFTMCCVIGFVHLVIAKRIITDDSASLIPLSVGTGNTGYFGIPVALLLFGQEGLALYIVCMLGTTLFENSVGFYLAARGRYSLKDALVRVARLPSVYAFVLAVMLNLSGFSIPDVFTPLFDNLRGAYSILGMMIIGMGILSFRGLAGNLRFTGLAFFGKFVSWPIAAMAFWWLDASFFGIYNLAVYQAFFLISITPIAANTVVIATLLDTAPKQAAGTALLSTLFALAFIPVMVALVIP; from the coding sequence ATGGCCGCTGCGTTTGCTCTTTTTCTGAAGCTGATTCCGCTCTATGTAACGGTGACCCTCGGCTGGATTGCGGGTCGGTATCTGGAAGCGAGCGGCAAGCATATTGCCGGCATCATGCTTTATATCATGACGCCATCGGTGGTGTTTGCTGGCGTCATGGCGGCTCCTCTGTCGGCGGAAGTGATCCTGCTGCCGTTTCTGACGTTCACCATGTGTTGTGTCATCGGCTTTGTGCATCTGGTGATTGCCAAACGGATAATCACGGACGACAGTGCCAGTCTCATTCCACTGTCGGTGGGAACCGGTAATACGGGGTACTTCGGCATACCGGTAGCCCTGTTGTTATTCGGTCAGGAAGGGCTGGCGCTCTATATTGTGTGCATGCTGGGGACAACGCTGTTCGAGAATTCCGTCGGCTTTTACCTGGCGGCCAGGGGGCGTTACAGCCTGAAAGATGCCCTGGTGCGGGTCGCGAGGCTGCCGTCGGTATACGCGTTCGTTCTGGCGGTAATGTTGAATCTTTCGGGCTTCTCCATCCCCGATGTGTTCACGCCCCTGTTCGACAACCTGCGCGGGGCTTACAGCATCCTGGGCATGATGATTATCGGCATGGGCATTCTCAGTTTCCGCGGGCTGGCGGGCAATCTTCGCTTCACCGGCCTGGCCTTTTTCGGCAAATTCGTGTCCTGGCCGATAGCGGCCATGGCATTCTGGTGGCTGGACGCCAGCTTCTTCGGCATCTACAACCTTGCCGTGTACCAGGCGTTCTTCCTGATCTCCATAACGCCGATTGCCGCCAATACAGTGGTCATTGCCACGCTGCTGGATACCGCTCCGAAACAGGCCGCGGGCACGGCCTTGCTGAGTACGCTGTTCGCGCTGGCGTTTATCCCGGTGATGGTGGCGTTGGTTATCCCCTGA
- a CDS encoding 4Fe-4S binding protein, which produces MHEQTLPNKDTLQKKRLLTRTAFFGLFLLAPVLNIFRYDLTETHFILFGFPLSFNLELAWVSQSSPAEVAGQILFWFILPITLLVPLVLWIAWKWGRIYCGWLCPHFSVVETINHLMTRITGRPTLYEALKKGRRGKALHWAGLTLACALIGFSWALAMLSYLLPPIPLYTDLVTGNLALYPAIFLAVATSLFTLDFLFARHLFCKYGCAFGVVQSIAWMTNGKGKVVTFDTERAAACRDCTKACDEACPMRLPTRSHKRAKFTCTQCLQCVSACREVQKNNPEGSLLSWEPGEPGKQTVLIPVRQVDPSPRQQSA; this is translated from the coding sequence GTGCATGAGCAGACACTCCCGAACAAGGACACTCTCCAGAAGAAACGGTTGCTGACACGCACCGCTTTCTTCGGGCTGTTTCTGCTTGCGCCGGTGCTCAATATTTTCCGATACGATCTTACGGAAACCCACTTCATACTTTTCGGGTTTCCCCTTTCATTCAATCTCGAGCTGGCCTGGGTCAGCCAGAGTTCACCGGCCGAAGTGGCCGGGCAGATCCTGTTCTGGTTCATACTCCCCATTACACTCCTGGTTCCGCTGGTACTCTGGATCGCCTGGAAGTGGGGGCGGATTTATTGCGGTTGGCTTTGTCCGCACTTTTCGGTTGTAGAAACCATCAATCATTTGATGACCCGGATTACCGGCCGCCCCACATTGTATGAGGCACTGAAAAAGGGCCGGAGGGGAAAGGCACTGCACTGGGCTGGCCTGACACTGGCATGCGCACTGATCGGCTTCTCCTGGGCGCTGGCCATGCTGTCTTACCTGTTACCACCAATCCCTTTATATACGGATCTGGTTACTGGCAACCTGGCGCTTTACCCGGCCATTTTCCTGGCCGTGGCCACGTCACTGTTCACCCTTGATTTCCTGTTCGCCCGACATCTGTTCTGCAAATACGGCTGCGCCTTCGGGGTGGTCCAGAGCATCGCCTGGATGACCAATGGCAAAGGCAAGGTTGTCACTTTTGATACCGAACGGGCTGCTGCCTGTCGCGACTGCACCAAAGCCTGCGACGAAGCCTGCCCGATGCGGCTACCTACACGAAGCCACAAGCGGGCTAAGTTCACCTGCACCCAGTGCCTGCAGTGTGTCAGCGCCTGCCGCGAGGTGCAGAAGAACAATCCGGAAGGTTCCCTGCTGAGCTGGGAGCCCGGTGAACCTGGCAAACAGACCGTTCTGATTCCGGTTCGCCAGGTTGATCCATCCCCACGCCAGCAAAGCGCCTGA
- a CDS encoding cytochrome c oxidase subunit 3: MQASDPITRHLPGDLAVWFFIFAELAVFGILFIGFGVARSLDPETFSAGRQVLHPWTGLVNTIGLITASYLVAVAVHRLRHRQPGITLLLWGAIAASCIYTFGKLWEYADLYGSGYNLGTDTFFMFYFFLTFFHFMHVILGQIILVVLAVKVKRGDYNGDDMNGMESGASYWHMVDLVWLVLFPMLYVLA, encoded by the coding sequence ATGCAAGCTTCCGACCCGATAACCCGTCACCTGCCCGGAGACCTCGCGGTCTGGTTCTTTATCTTTGCGGAACTGGCGGTATTCGGCATCCTGTTCATCGGCTTCGGCGTCGCCCGCAGCCTCGACCCGGAAACCTTCAGCGCCGGCCGACAGGTACTGCATCCCTGGACCGGCCTGGTCAACACCATCGGTCTGATCACCGCCAGCTACCTGGTAGCCGTCGCCGTCCACCGCCTGCGCCACCGCCAGCCGGGCATCACCTTGTTACTCTGGGGCGCCATCGCAGCCTCCTGCATCTACACCTTCGGCAAACTCTGGGAATACGCAGACCTCTACGGCAGCGGCTACAACCTCGGTACCGACACCTTCTTCATGTTCTATTTCTTCCTCACCTTCTTTCACTTCATGCACGTGATACTGGGCCAGATCATTCTGGTTGTACTGGCAGTGAAGGTTAAGCGGGGCGACTACAACGGGGACGACATGAACGGCATGGAGTCCGGTGCATCCTACTGGCACATGGTGGACCTGGTGTGGCTGGTGTTGTTTCCGATGCTGTATGTGCTGGCGTAA
- a CDS encoding sensor histidine kinase, with protein MHWIDPRRSIRRSLLTLLLPAAIALMVAAWIVHGLLLERMARGFVEDRLQDEVAFLEHQLRQSGPEEIRNIAEGDYFEEVFHHAFALLIGSQVHSSPAQWSRVLEPLLSEVETGLVHRTDPQPEDSIADFLAYRKALTLNGEIVVIVVAEDLGHLQQSQQELHLWTAVVSAILLVLLILAIWMAIRLSLSSVNRIQHGLTSLQTGAINRLDVDAPAEFQPLISQLNLLLDTLDQRLSRSRDALANLSHSVKTPVSAIRQVLEDDTRALDPEMRQQLAQRLSDIDRQLESEMRRSRFAGPQAGKAAKPVSQARDLLWMLGRLYPEKNFELETELGPETRWPIEEHDLNEILGNLVDNAGKWARKSAELSLNESAEQLIIKVEDDGPGVGVDALPTLGTRGVRLDEQTPGHGLGLAIVREITDRYGGNLSFSIGTRGGLRVTVSMPRGSRP; from the coding sequence ATGCACTGGATTGACCCCCGACGCTCCATCCGCAGAAGCCTGCTCACCCTGCTGCTGCCCGCCGCCATCGCATTGATGGTTGCGGCCTGGATTGTCCATGGCCTGTTGCTGGAGCGTATGGCCCGGGGATTCGTTGAAGACCGGCTGCAGGACGAAGTGGCCTTCCTTGAACACCAGTTGCGCCAGTCTGGCCCGGAGGAGATCCGCAACATTGCCGAAGGTGATTACTTTGAGGAAGTGTTTCACCACGCCTTTGCCCTTCTTATCGGGAGCCAGGTACACAGTTCCCCGGCCCAATGGTCACGGGTGCTCGAACCCCTGCTGAGCGAGGTAGAAACCGGTCTTGTCCACAGAACCGATCCCCAGCCCGAAGATTCCATCGCCGATTTTCTGGCCTACCGCAAGGCTCTGACCCTCAACGGTGAAATTGTGGTGATCGTCGTAGCTGAGGATCTGGGCCACCTGCAGCAGAGCCAGCAGGAATTGCACCTGTGGACGGCGGTAGTCTCCGCCATCCTGCTGGTACTGCTGATACTGGCAATCTGGATGGCCATCCGACTCTCCCTGAGTTCCGTGAACCGTATTCAGCACGGCCTGACGTCGCTGCAAACCGGCGCCATTAATCGACTGGATGTGGACGCCCCTGCAGAGTTCCAGCCGTTGATCAGCCAGCTGAACCTGCTCCTGGACACCCTGGACCAGAGGCTTTCCCGATCCCGGGATGCACTGGCCAATCTCTCTCACAGCGTAAAAACACCGGTCTCCGCCATTCGGCAGGTGCTTGAAGATGACACCCGCGCCCTGGACCCGGAAATGCGACAACAGCTCGCCCAACGGCTTTCTGACATCGACCGCCAGCTGGAAAGCGAAATGCGCCGCAGCCGGTTTGCCGGCCCCCAGGCAGGCAAAGCCGCGAAACCCGTCAGCCAGGCACGGGATCTGCTTTGGATGCTGGGCAGACTGTATCCGGAGAAGAACTTCGAACTGGAAACCGAACTGGGCCCGGAAACCCGCTGGCCGATCGAAGAGCATGACCTGAACGAGATTCTGGGCAACCTTGTGGATAATGCGGGAAAATGGGCCAGGAAAAGTGCCGAGCTGTCTCTGAATGAATCCGCAGAACAGCTGATCATTAAAGTGGAAGACGACGGGCCAGGGGTTGGTGTCGATGCGCTTCCAACACTGGGCACCCGCGGCGTAAGACTGGACGAACAGACGCCCGGGCACGGGCTCGGACTGGCCATCGTCAGGGAAATCACAGATCGTTATGGTGGTAATCTGTCATTCAGTATCGGAACACGGGGAGGGCTCAGGGTGACTGTATCGATGCCCAGAGGAAGTCGACCATGA
- the cadR gene encoding Cd(II)/Pb(II)-responsive transcriptional regulator — protein sequence MKIGEISKTTGIPVETIRYYEKIGLVPEPERQASGYRHYRQSHLDRLLFIKRCRNLDMAQDEIRELIRLADQPDADCSEVDALLARHLSHVRERLQELARLEDTLEQLQRACSEGRTVSECGILGGLTSEPAVDQRAGNHNHIPGTHGGR from the coding sequence ATGAAAATCGGTGAAATCTCGAAAACGACCGGCATTCCGGTGGAAACCATCCGCTACTACGAGAAAATCGGATTGGTGCCGGAGCCCGAGCGGCAGGCCAGCGGCTACCGACACTACCGGCAGAGTCACCTTGACCGGCTGCTTTTCATCAAACGCTGCCGCAACCTGGACATGGCCCAGGATGAAATCCGCGAACTGATCCGCCTGGCCGACCAGCCGGATGCAGACTGCAGCGAGGTCGATGCCCTTCTGGCCCGCCACCTCAGCCACGTACGCGAGCGTCTGCAGGAGCTGGCGCGCCTTGAGGACACACTTGAACAACTCCAGCGAGCCTGCTCGGAAGGCCGTACCGTCAGTGAGTGCGGCATCCTCGGGGGATTGACTTCAGAGCCTGCCGTGGATCAACGGGCCGGTAATCACAACCATATCCCCGGCACCCACGGGGGGCGTTAA
- a CDS encoding cytochrome c — translation MAERFTKSMARNIYLGGSAFFILLFLALTLDTQVRAMPERDNRDQLTDQVVRGKHVWENNNCVGCHSLMGEGAYFAPELANVFDRRGGGNSEVFKAYMNAWMNSMPTNVPGRRQMPNFNLTVQEIEDLSAFLEWTSKIDDNDWPPNIEG, via the coding sequence ATGGCCGAGCGCTTTACCAAAAGCATGGCCAGGAACATATATCTGGGAGGAAGTGCATTCTTCATCCTGTTGTTTCTGGCCCTGACTTTGGACACACAGGTGCGGGCAATGCCCGAGCGGGATAACCGCGACCAACTCACCGATCAGGTGGTTCGTGGCAAGCACGTCTGGGAGAACAACAACTGTGTCGGTTGTCATTCCCTGATGGGTGAAGGTGCGTACTTCGCGCCGGAACTTGCCAATGTATTCGACCGCCGCGGCGGTGGGAACAGCGAAGTCTTCAAGGCATATATGAATGCCTGGATGAACTCCATGCCCACCAATGTGCCCGGCCGCCGGCAGATGCCGAATTTCAATCTGACCGTGCAGGAAATCGAAGACCTTTCCGCCTTCCTGGAATGGACATCGAAGATTGACGACAACGACTGGCCACCCAACATCGAAGGCTGA
- a CDS encoding VWA domain-containing protein, which yields MEEWVGFKWHEYITRQAMGEFPEHAVHLKDEARTLGVLFRALGGDPALSLVTAEPRHFRTRRRFLQKLAGTHKKFELAWRDEQSLRLPERLALFPSKKVNRDLYLWLAALASLGELTDSDWLTGNQAMVQTLLATWPGLEPVYQRLVRHTLQWRPTPDSLPAAEGRREEAIRRALIDPGSVETLPRAESDPWPVIIWLYPTLALGKVTGQIIGDDNLTSTPGGLAKKRKRRRAERVDAFDKDQGLMLFRLESLFSWSEFIPVDRASDDTKEDDADAVADDMDMISVSKDRREASSAIKFDLDLPSEENDDLHLGPGIHLPEWDWRSQSYRENFCCLQPMLSKESIPTRLPDHLSQSATRLRRQFSALKPLRQWERRQTEGEELDMDACMEREVQHRRGTGVIDQKLFRRCKQNQRDLACLILADISMSTDTFINNSQRVIDIARDGLQLLSEALQASRDPFAIFAFSSRRRDHVRFHHIKAFDEPYNDISRGRIQALEPGYYTRMGAAIRQATRLLQGRHEHQKILLLLTDGKPNDLDLYEGRYGVEDTRMAVQEAHKAGLTPFCVTIDDDANEYLPYVFGSNHFVVIKDPVQLPLQLPKLYMNLTR from the coding sequence ATGGAAGAGTGGGTAGGCTTCAAGTGGCACGAGTACATTACCCGGCAAGCCATGGGCGAGTTCCCGGAGCACGCGGTTCATCTGAAAGATGAAGCGCGAACCCTGGGCGTCCTGTTTCGGGCGCTGGGTGGTGACCCGGCGCTGAGCCTGGTCACCGCCGAACCCCGACATTTCCGTACCCGCCGCCGATTCCTGCAAAAACTGGCGGGCACCCACAAAAAGTTTGAACTGGCCTGGCGTGATGAACAGAGCCTTCGACTGCCAGAGCGCCTGGCGCTGTTTCCCTCGAAAAAAGTTAACCGTGACCTGTACCTCTGGCTGGCGGCGCTGGCTTCTCTTGGTGAGCTCACCGATTCCGACTGGCTGACCGGCAACCAGGCCATGGTCCAGACCCTGCTGGCCACATGGCCGGGGCTGGAACCGGTTTACCAGCGGCTGGTGCGCCACACCCTGCAATGGCGCCCAACCCCTGATTCCCTGCCAGCGGCCGAAGGGCGCCGCGAAGAGGCCATTCGCCGGGCACTGATCGATCCTGGCAGCGTAGAAACCCTGCCCCGGGCGGAGTCCGATCCCTGGCCGGTTATCATCTGGCTTTATCCCACCCTTGCGCTTGGCAAGGTCACCGGCCAGATCATTGGTGACGATAACCTGACGTCGACGCCGGGAGGCTTGGCTAAAAAACGCAAGCGCCGGCGTGCAGAACGAGTGGATGCCTTCGACAAAGACCAGGGCCTGATGCTGTTCCGCCTGGAAAGCCTGTTCTCCTGGAGCGAGTTTATTCCCGTAGACCGTGCCAGCGACGATACCAAAGAGGACGATGCCGATGCCGTGGCCGATGACATGGACATGATTTCTGTCTCCAAAGACCGCCGGGAGGCGTCCTCCGCCATCAAGTTTGATCTGGACCTGCCCTCTGAAGAAAACGACGACCTGCACCTGGGGCCCGGCATCCATCTGCCGGAATGGGACTGGCGCAGCCAGAGCTACCGGGAAAATTTCTGTTGCCTGCAGCCCATGCTGAGCAAGGAATCAATTCCGACCAGGCTGCCGGACCACCTGTCGCAATCTGCCACGAGGCTGCGCCGTCAGTTCAGTGCCCTGAAACCACTCCGGCAATGGGAACGCCGGCAGACCGAAGGCGAGGAACTGGACATGGACGCCTGCATGGAACGGGAAGTCCAGCATCGCCGGGGCACCGGGGTCATCGACCAGAAGCTGTTTCGCCGTTGCAAACAGAACCAGCGGGATTTGGCATGCCTGATCCTGGCGGACATCTCGATGTCCACGGATACCTTCATCAACAACAGCCAGCGGGTCATCGACATTGCCCGGGACGGCTTGCAACTGCTCAGCGAGGCCCTGCAGGCAAGCAGGGACCCGTTTGCGATTTTCGCCTTCTCGTCACGCCGCCGGGACCACGTGCGCTTCCATCACATCAAGGCGTTCGACGAGCCCTACAATGACATCAGCCGCGGCCGCATCCAGGCACTGGAACCCGGTTACTACACCCGCATGGGCGCCGCCATCCGGCAGGCCACCCGATTGCTTCAGGGCCGCCACGAACATCAGAAAATCCTGCTCCTGCTCACTGATGGCAAACCCAATGACCTGGACCTGTACGAGGGCCGGTACGGCGTGGAAGACACCCGAATGGCCGTCCAGGAAGCCCACAAAGCAGGCCTGACCCCCTTCTGCGTCACCATCGACGACGACGCCAACGAATACCTGCCCTATGTCTTTGGCAGCAACCATTTCGTGGTCATCAAGGACCCGGTGCAGCTGCCGCTGCAGCTGCCAAAACTCTACATGAACCTGACCCGCTAA
- a CDS encoding cytochrome C oxidase subunit IV family protein, with amino-acid sequence MLAVYIALMVCTMTPVIALQAGADASVLVWLVFALVIVKALLLVDHFMEMRKAPAGWRFAAQAWAPVVVTGLAVFHWLS; translated from the coding sequence ATGCTAGCGGTCTACATTGCCCTGATGGTTTGCACAATGACGCCGGTGATTGCCTTGCAGGCAGGCGCCGACGCTTCCGTTCTGGTGTGGCTGGTGTTTGCACTGGTCATCGTGAAAGCGCTTCTGCTGGTCGATCATTTCATGGAAATGCGCAAGGCACCCGCTGGTTGGCGCTTCGCTGCACAGGCATGGGCACCGGTTGTGGTTACAGGTTTGGCGGTCTTTCACTGGTTAAGCTGA
- a CDS encoding cbb3-type cytochrome c oxidase subunit I, with product MKYESQRVAMPYFIFALVLFAGQILFGLILGLQYVVGDFLFPEIPFNVARMVHTNLLIVWLLFGFMGATYYMVPEEAQTELHSPLLAWILFWVFAVAGTLTILGYLFVDYATLADVTMNKLLPTMGREFLEQPTITKIGIALVVVGFLYNIMMTALKGRKTVVNIVLITGLIGLAALWMFSFYNPGNLTLDKYFWWFVVHLWVEGVWELIMGAILAYVLIKLTGVDREVIEKWLYVIIAMALITGIIGTGHHFFWIGPPEYWLWLGSVFSALEPLPFFMMVIFAFNMINRRRRNHPNKAAMLWAMGTAVMAFLGAGVWGFLHTLAPVNYYTHGSQITAAHGHMAFYGAYVMIVLTIISYAVPIMRGRPYGNSNTAQIVEMWGFWLMTISMVFITLFLTGAGVLQVWLQRLPESGEALSFMATQDNIALFYWARLIAGCFFMAGLVVYFGSFFIQGQASPAEEVRGPATQDA from the coding sequence ATGAAATACGAATCTCAAAGGGTGGCGATGCCCTACTTCATCTTTGCCCTGGTTCTGTTTGCCGGGCAGATACTGTTCGGGCTGATCCTGGGGCTCCAGTACGTGGTGGGTGACTTCCTGTTTCCGGAAATCCCCTTCAACGTGGCGCGGATGGTTCACACCAACCTGCTGATTGTCTGGCTGCTGTTCGGCTTTATGGGGGCCACCTACTATATGGTCCCGGAAGAAGCGCAAACGGAGCTTCACAGCCCGCTGCTGGCGTGGATCCTGTTCTGGGTTTTCGCCGTTGCCGGCACCCTGACCATTCTTGGTTACCTGTTCGTGGACTACGCCACCCTGGCCGATGTCACCATGAACAAACTGCTGCCAACGATGGGGCGGGAATTCCTTGAGCAACCCACCATCACCAAGATAGGCATTGCACTGGTGGTTGTCGGGTTCCTCTACAACATCATGATGACCGCCCTGAAGGGCCGCAAAACCGTCGTCAATATTGTGCTGATTACCGGCCTCATCGGCCTGGCGGCACTGTGGATGTTTTCCTTCTACAACCCGGGCAACCTGACTCTGGACAAGTACTTCTGGTGGTTCGTGGTGCATCTGTGGGTGGAAGGCGTCTGGGAACTGATCATGGGCGCCATACTGGCCTATGTGCTGATCAAGCTGACCGGCGTGGACCGGGAAGTCATTGAAAAGTGGCTTTATGTCATCATCGCCATGGCGCTGATTACCGGCATCATCGGTACCGGGCACCACTTCTTCTGGATCGGCCCCCCTGAATACTGGTTGTGGCTGGGCTCCGTATTCTCCGCCCTTGAGCCGCTGCCGTTCTTCATGATGGTGATCTTTGCCTTCAACATGATTAACCGGCGGCGCCGCAACCATCCCAACAAGGCTGCCATGTTGTGGGCCATGGGTACCGCGGTGATGGCCTTCCTGGGTGCCGGTGTCTGGGGCTTCCTGCACACCCTCGCTCCGGTGAACTACTACACCCACGGCAGCCAGATTACCGCAGCCCACGGCCACATGGCCTTCTACGGGGCCTACGTAATGATCGTGCTGACCATCATCTCCTACGCTGTACCGATCATGCGTGGCCGGCCATACGGCAACAGCAATACGGCGCAGATTGTCGAGATGTGGGGCTTCTGGCTGATGACCATCTCCATGGTCTTCATCACGCTGTTCCTGACCGGTGCCGGTGTATTGCAGGTCTGGCTGCAGCGGCTTCCGGAAAGTGGTGAGGCACTGTCGTTCATGGCAACCCAGGACAACATTGCCCTGTTCTACTGGGCGCGCCTGATCGCCGGCTGTTTCTTCATGGCTGGCCTGGTGGTGTACTTCGGCAGCTTCTTCATCCAGGGGCAAGCATCCCCCGCTGAAGAGGTCCGTGGGCCTGCCACCCAGGACGCATAG
- a CDS encoding ferritin-like domain-containing protein, with protein MNTSKDTAGGKQPFLSDIKNIRERARANMRDGAITDGYKADRETVIKILNEALATEIVCVLRYKHHYYAADGLNAEAVAQEFLEHAQQEQEHADQIAERIAQLGGKPNFSPDSLSTRSHSEYIEGDTLKEMIEEDLVAERIAIDSYREIIQYLGDKDPTTRRLMEEILAVEEEHADDMAGLLQDYD; from the coding sequence ATGAACACATCAAAGGATACCGCCGGCGGTAAGCAGCCGTTTCTGTCAGACATCAAGAACATCCGCGAACGCGCCCGCGCAAACATGCGTGACGGTGCAATCACCGACGGCTACAAGGCCGACCGGGAAACCGTGATCAAGATTCTCAACGAAGCGCTCGCTACCGAGATCGTCTGCGTGCTGCGCTATAAACACCACTACTACGCCGCTGACGGGCTGAATGCTGAAGCCGTCGCTCAGGAATTTCTCGAGCACGCACAGCAGGAACAGGAGCACGCCGATCAGATAGCCGAGCGTATTGCCCAACTGGGCGGCAAGCCGAATTTTTCACCGGACAGCCTGTCAACCCGCAGCCACTCCGAATACATCGAGGGTGATACGCTCAAGGAGATGATTGAAGAGGATCTGGTGGCAGAACGTATCGCCATTGACAGCTATCGCGAGATTATCCAGTACCTGGGCGACAAGGACCCGACGACACGCCGGTTGATGGAAGAGATTCTCGCAGTCGAGGAGGAACACGCCGACGACATGGCCGGCCTCCTGCAGGATTACGACTGA